A single window of Streptomyces griseoviridis DNA harbors:
- a CDS encoding MHYT domain-containing protein — MTATVSNFYYGAVTPVAAYLMACLGAALGLRCTVRSLRNSRRRSGWLALGAVSIGCGIWTMHFIAMIGFSVQGALVSYDPLITVASLVVAIAVVAVGIFLVGYRGTSPLNLGVAGTVTGLGVAAMHYLGMTAMDAHGTLSYDAVGVGLSILIAVVAATAALWAAVSVRGLGASLVASLVMGVAVTGMHYTGMTAVSVHLTGNVSGSQSSTSLMAFLLVMLAGPLAVLLVAAVIVMFDPDMMLGTEDPDGAGARHEDATGGLPAQQSGAAPRSYTSW; from the coding sequence ATGACCGCCACCGTCTCGAACTTCTACTACGGCGCCGTGACGCCTGTCGCGGCCTACCTGATGGCCTGCCTGGGCGCCGCGCTGGGACTCAGATGCACGGTCAGGTCGCTCCGCAACTCCCGGCGAAGAAGCGGCTGGCTGGCGCTCGGCGCCGTCTCGATCGGCTGCGGCATCTGGACCATGCACTTCATCGCCATGATCGGCTTCAGCGTCCAGGGCGCGCTGGTCAGCTACGACCCGCTGATCACCGTGGCCAGCCTGGTCGTCGCCATCGCCGTCGTGGCCGTCGGCATCTTCCTCGTCGGCTACCGGGGCACCTCCCCGCTCAACCTCGGTGTGGCGGGCACCGTCACCGGGCTCGGCGTCGCCGCCATGCACTACCTCGGCATGACCGCGATGGACGCGCACGGCACCCTCAGCTACGACGCGGTGGGCGTGGGCCTGTCCATCCTGATCGCCGTGGTCGCGGCGACGGCGGCCCTCTGGGCGGCCGTCTCGGTACGCGGGCTGGGGGCGAGCCTCGTCGCCAGCCTCGTCATGGGCGTCGCCGTGACCGGCATGCACTACACCGGCATGACCGCCGTCTCCGTGCACCTCACCGGCAACGTCAGCGGCTCGCAGTCGTCCACCAGCCTGATGGCGTTCCTGCTGGTGATGCTCGCGGGCCCGCTCGCGGTGCTGCTGGTGGCCGCCGTCATCGTGATGTTCGACCCCGACATGATGCTCGGCACCGAGGACCCCGACGGGGCCGGCGCCCGGCACGAGGACGCCACCGGCGGCCTCCCCGCCCAGCAGTCCGGCGCGGCTCCGAGGTCCTACACCTCCTGGTGA
- a CDS encoding YihY/virulence factor BrkB family protein, with amino-acid sequence MSAEQPSAPVRTGIRAFARSRSPWWTPTMWGQALRRTPVSMWRDDVSDYAAALTYYAILAVLPALLVTVISFSLISPDTAENFITHVSAYSPGQSGSELHDVLARTLRDSGAAWTLLCVGTASALWSASSYLAVFRRALHRMHDVADQRSPWRKAHRIVLTAVVLLGLLFVSALVLLLTGPVAEAVGRFVGLDAIAAWGWNLLRWPLLMCLVALLVVILFHTGPPSARRRSHSLPGGALAAGLWMTVSAGFAVYASALSTYSRLYGSLAGVVVFLIWLWLSNLALLAGAQFTAELDKEPAVRRGEAGAVHQEV; translated from the coding sequence ATGTCCGCTGAACAGCCCTCGGCCCCCGTCCGCACCGGCATCCGCGCCTTCGCGCGGAGCCGGTCGCCCTGGTGGACGCCCACCATGTGGGGCCAGGCCCTGCGCCGCACCCCGGTGTCGATGTGGCGCGACGACGTCTCCGACTACGCCGCCGCCCTCACCTACTACGCGATCCTCGCGGTGCTGCCCGCGCTGCTGGTCACGGTCATCTCGTTCAGCCTGATCAGCCCGGACACGGCGGAGAACTTCATCACCCACGTCAGCGCCTACTCGCCCGGCCAGTCCGGGTCCGAGCTGCACGACGTGCTGGCCCGCACCTTGCGGGACAGCGGCGCGGCCTGGACGCTGCTGTGCGTCGGCACCGCGAGCGCCCTGTGGTCCGCCTCCAGCTATCTCGCGGTGTTCCGCAGGGCCCTGCACCGGATGCACGACGTGGCCGACCAGCGCTCACCGTGGCGCAAGGCGCACCGGATCGTGCTCACCGCGGTCGTCCTGCTGGGGCTGCTGTTCGTCAGCGCGCTGGTGCTGCTGCTGACCGGGCCCGTCGCGGAGGCCGTGGGCCGGTTCGTCGGGCTCGACGCGATCGCCGCCTGGGGGTGGAACCTGCTGCGCTGGCCGTTGCTGATGTGCCTGGTGGCGCTGCTCGTGGTGATCCTCTTCCACACCGGTCCGCCGTCGGCGAGGCGGCGCAGCCACAGTCTGCCGGGCGGGGCCCTGGCCGCGGGCCTGTGGATGACCGTCTCCGCCGGTTTCGCCGTCTACGCCTCGGCCCTGAGCACCTACAGCAGGCTCTACGGATCGCTCGCGGGCGTCGTCGTCTTCCTGATCTGGCTGTGGCTGTCCAACCTCGCGCTGCTGGCCGGGGCGCAGTTCACGGCCGAACTCGACAAGGAGCCGGCCGTGAGGAGGGGCGAAGCGGGGGCGGTTCACCAGGAGGTGTAG
- a CDS encoding DUF6286 domain-containing protein encodes MTTAAQRGTTTVSDKAVRRIAERAATEALPGTAGATKGSATVRGRRAEVAVEVPLPYPAPLADTARRVQDHVARRTAQLTGLDLRAPHIGVTSLTPARAESPSADTPLAEDTPAENTPAGSTGRTPLRWWSQRRLPMALLTLSAAIACGALAFDLVLVHTGHRPPAAWRTATLDWLSRHGPSATASTVGAVAVALLGVVLIVLAVTPGRRGLLTVTSGSPRLVTAVDRSALASLVEDAVRDTDGIGPVRVRAGRRRVTVRAGLAFGDRDRARSAVRDAARRVLEGCDLRRTPRLRVTVRPEPVWDDATAPAGPLPSADLDKRSPDADSRPPDLEGAKIDPDRTLTADLDRTPTVDPDRTPTIDLDKKGADQGIYPANRGSDSGNRGSGPATARETPTDPQPTDPRPTAPGHPPTVPGHRRPGSALVPTPDSDPSSTIPDRLASPHSPPAPASDHPQTDTDRPHLTPDDPHLAPDRPQATHDRPHITSDPNGSDPEGASR; translated from the coding sequence ATGACCACGGCGGCCCAGCGGGGCACCACCACCGTCTCCGACAAGGCCGTCCGCAGAATCGCCGAGCGCGCCGCGACGGAGGCCCTGCCCGGCACCGCCGGCGCGACGAAGGGTTCGGCGACCGTGCGCGGGCGCCGGGCCGAGGTCGCTGTCGAGGTGCCGCTTCCCTACCCGGCGCCGCTGGCCGACACGGCCCGCCGGGTCCAGGACCATGTCGCCCGCCGCACCGCGCAGTTGACCGGCCTCGACCTCCGGGCGCCGCACATCGGCGTCACCTCCCTCACCCCCGCCCGCGCGGAGAGCCCGTCCGCGGACACCCCGTTGGCCGAGGACACCCCGGCCGAGAACACCCCGGCCGGGTCCACCGGACGCACACCGCTGCGGTGGTGGTCCCAACGGCGGCTACCGATGGCGCTGCTCACCCTGTCGGCCGCGATCGCCTGCGGAGCCCTGGCCTTCGATCTGGTCCTCGTGCACACCGGGCACCGTCCGCCCGCCGCCTGGCGCACCGCCACTCTGGACTGGCTGTCCCGGCACGGTCCCTCGGCCACCGCGAGTACGGTCGGCGCCGTGGCGGTCGCGCTGCTCGGGGTGGTGCTCATCGTGCTGGCCGTCACGCCCGGCCGGCGTGGTCTGCTCACCGTCACCTCCGGATCTCCGCGCCTGGTCACGGCCGTTGACCGGTCCGCGCTCGCCTCGCTCGTCGAGGACGCGGTGCGCGACACCGACGGGATCGGCCCGGTGCGGGTCAGGGCCGGACGGCGCCGGGTCACCGTCCGGGCAGGTCTGGCCTTCGGTGACCGCGACCGGGCGCGGAGCGCGGTGCGGGACGCGGCCCGCCGAGTGCTGGAAGGATGCGACCTGCGCCGTACCCCGCGTCTGCGGGTCACGGTCCGTCCCGAGCCGGTCTGGGACGACGCAACGGCACCGGCCGGACCGCTACCCTCGGCCGACCTCGACAAGAGGTCCCCGGACGCCGACAGTAGGCCCCCGGATCTCGAAGGGGCGAAGATCGACCCGGACAGGACCCTCACGGCGGACCTGGACAGGACACCCACGGTCGACCCGGACAGGACACCGACGATCGACCTCGACAAGAAGGGCGCCGACCAGGGCATCTATCCCGCAAACCGGGGAAGCGATTCCGGAAACCGGGGAAGCGGTCCCGCGACGGCGCGGGAGACACCCACCGACCCCCAGCCCACCGACCCCCGGCCCACCGCCCCCGGGCACCCGCCCACCGTCCCCGGCCACCGGCGCCCCGGCTCCGCCCTCGTCCCCACCCCTGACTCCGACCCCAGCTCCACCATCCCTGACCGTCTGGCCAGTCCCCACAGTCCCCCCGCCCCCGCCTCCGATCACCCGCAGACGGACACCGACCGCCCGCACCTCACCCCCGATGACCCGCACCTCGCCCCCGACCGCCCGCAAGCTACTCACGACCGCCCGCACATCACCTCCGACCCGAACGGCTCGGACCCGGAAGGAGCGTCCCGCTGA
- a CDS encoding Asp23/Gls24 family envelope stress response protein, with protein MTTQTVPAAKTSSLPQSGARGTQTTTAVSSGVAGSDQPAANRGRTSIADVVVVKVAGIAAREIPGVYDMGGGLSRTIGAVRDRVPGGRPNVGRGVKVEVGERQTAIDLDLVVEYGVPITDVARDVRENVISAVERVTGLEVVEVNVTVNDVHLPEEDDEPSSADSRVE; from the coding sequence ATGACCACGCAGACGGTGCCCGCGGCCAAGACCTCCTCCCTCCCGCAGTCGGGTGCCAGGGGAACGCAGACCACCACCGCGGTGTCCAGCGGAGTCGCGGGCTCGGACCAGCCGGCCGCCAACCGGGGCAGGACATCCATCGCCGATGTCGTCGTGGTGAAGGTGGCGGGCATCGCGGCCCGCGAGATCCCCGGCGTGTACGACATGGGCGGCGGCCTCTCGCGCACCATCGGCGCCGTCCGCGACCGCGTCCCCGGCGGCCGTCCCAACGTCGGACGCGGCGTGAAGGTCGAGGTCGGCGAGCGTCAGACCGCCATCGACCTGGACCTGGTCGTCGAGTACGGCGTGCCGATCACCGACGTCGCCCGTGACGTGCGGGAGAACGTGATCTCGGCGGTGGAGCGGGTCACCGGCCTGGAGGTCGTCGAGGTCAACGTCACGGTGAACGACGTGCACCTGCCCGAGGAGGACGACGAGCCGTCGTCGGCCGACTCGCGCGTGGAGTAG
- a CDS encoding RNA polymerase sigma factor yields the protein MAGARRETAPPDTSGEVGETDDALLAVRAAEGDEDAFAVLVQRHAPALIRLATRLLDTRTEAEDAVQDAFISAWRRLPEFHGRSAFGTWMYRIVTNRCLNILRARRPVSPLEAARDVAAPDHSASPSRITEARGAVRELRAALDDLSPEQRACWVLREWDGQSYEFIADAVGISQEAVRARVFRARRSLTQALGAWR from the coding sequence GTGGCGGGGGCCCGCAGAGAGACCGCACCACCGGACACGAGCGGCGAGGTCGGCGAGACCGACGACGCGCTGCTCGCGGTCCGGGCAGCGGAAGGGGACGAGGACGCGTTCGCCGTCCTGGTGCAACGGCACGCCCCAGCGTTGATCCGGCTCGCCACCCGGCTGCTCGACACCCGGACCGAAGCGGAGGACGCCGTGCAGGACGCGTTCATCAGTGCCTGGCGGCGGCTGCCTGAGTTCCACGGCCGCTCCGCGTTCGGCACCTGGATGTACCGGATCGTGACCAACCGCTGTCTGAACATCCTGCGGGCGCGCAGACCCGTCTCCCCGCTGGAGGCCGCAAGGGATGTCGCGGCCCCCGACCACTCGGCCTCACCGTCCCGGATCACCGAGGCGCGCGGCGCGGTGCGGGAGCTGCGCGCCGCGCTCGACGACCTCTCCCCCGAGCAGCGCGCCTGCTGGGTGCTCAGAGAATGGGACGGACAGTCCTACGAATTCATCGCGGACGCGGTCGGCATCAGCCAGGAGGCTGTGCGCGCCCGTGTCTTCCGTGCACGACGCAGCCTGACTCAAGCACTGGGGGCCTGGCGATGA
- a CDS encoding Asp23/Gls24 family envelope stress response protein — translation MTAHTDPPDHAAGGDDEQLPCGRLLSQVWESWETGADDPHLRSCPHCRQAVAELEELESVVRALPEEPVERYKDELTSLTQRVMDVVRLELRPGRPLPLGEPAEDLWIMESVAARSLRAAAESVPGVRAGSCRLLPRPDGAPALAPGVFEVTSPDAVGPVAVRLDIHAPADASLPDLAERVRLRVLETADRQLGMDIVAVDIRITDLLEPAADNADNADNREGRDR, via the coding sequence ATGACCGCTCACACCGATCCGCCCGACCACGCGGCCGGCGGCGACGACGAACAGCTCCCGTGCGGGCGGCTGCTCTCCCAGGTCTGGGAGTCCTGGGAGACCGGGGCCGACGACCCGCATCTGCGGAGCTGTCCGCACTGCCGGCAGGCCGTGGCCGAGTTGGAGGAGCTGGAGTCCGTGGTGCGGGCGCTCCCCGAGGAACCGGTGGAGCGGTACAAGGACGAGCTGACGTCGCTGACCCAGCGGGTCATGGACGTCGTCCGGCTCGAACTGCGACCCGGCCGCCCGCTGCCGCTGGGCGAGCCGGCCGAGGATCTGTGGATCATGGAGTCGGTGGCCGCGAGGTCGCTGCGCGCGGCGGCGGAGAGCGTGCCTGGCGTGCGGGCCGGTTCGTGCCGTCTGCTCCCCCGTCCGGACGGTGCCCCGGCCCTCGCGCCCGGCGTCTTCGAGGTCACCTCGCCGGACGCCGTCGGGCCGGTCGCCGTCCGGCTCGACATCCACGCACCCGCCGACGCCTCCCTCCCCGATCTCGCGGAGCGAGTGCGGCTGCGGGTCCTGGAGACCGCCGACCGACAGCTGGGCATGGACATAGTGGCCGTGGACATCCGGATCACCGACCTCCTCGAACCGGCGGCCGACAACGCAGACAACGCCGACAACCGGGAAGGGCGTGACCGATGA
- a CDS encoding helix-turn-helix domain-containing protein, translating into MPSHPRRRDARAPLPGPAERARLRRAWHLTEQQVAEAFGVTATTVRSWETGRTTPTGVRRAGYAAFLSGLAQGLLAAGAGAGAGAGAGGGGGGADDRERNRAASGTSGGAGASGVAKVSGIRKACDIGVGGTGARVGIGARVGIGRETGVLARQDSRPRAGAQGLGAAPLPEVRSAGGVRQVRRAPCAPLAVTASPAVTVEPVEPVEPVETVKPAPTVHRPAAVLRGRAPAPVGRSVTPGPDPVSAARRRRLRVTAAAVGVWTVVLHLMASAPPPHV; encoded by the coding sequence ATGCCGTCCCACCCGCGGCGCCGGGACGCCCGCGCTCCTCTGCCCGGTCCGGCCGAGCGGGCCCGGCTGCGCCGCGCCTGGCATCTCACCGAACAGCAGGTCGCCGAGGCGTTCGGGGTGACCGCGACGACCGTGCGCTCCTGGGAGACCGGCCGCACCACCCCGACCGGAGTGCGCAGAGCGGGCTACGCGGCTTTCCTCAGCGGCCTGGCCCAGGGCTTGCTAGCTGCTGGTGCTGGTGCTGGTGCTGGTGCTGGTGCTGGTGGCGGTGGTGGTGGTGCCGACGACCGTGAGCGGAACCGCGCGGCGAGCGGGACCTCGGGTGGTGCCGGTGCGAGCGGTGTCGCGAAGGTGAGTGGCATCCGGAAGGCGTGCGATATCGGGGTGGGCGGGACTGGGGCGAGGGTCGGGATCGGGGCGAGGGTCGGGATCGGGCGGGAGACCGGGGTGCTCGCGCGCCAGGACAGTCGGCCGCGCGCGGGTGCCCAGGGTCTCGGGGCGGCGCCGCTGCCCGAGGTGCGGTCCGCCGGGGGAGTGCGCCAGGTGCGGAGGGCGCCCTGTGCGCCGCTCGCGGTGACCGCGTCGCCCGCGGTTACCGTCGAGCCCGTCGAGCCCGTCGAGCCCGTCGAGACCGTCAAGCCCGCCCCGACGGTCCATCGCCCGGCCGCCGTGCTGCGCGGCCGGGCGCCGGCGCCCGTCGGCCGGTCGGTGACTCCGGGGCCGGACCCGGTCTCGGCGGCACGGCGTCGGCGACTGCGGGTGACGGCCGCCGCGGTGGGCGTCTGGACCGTCGTCCTGCACCTCATGGCCAGCGCGCCACCGCCGCACGTGTGA
- a CDS encoding NAD(P)/FAD-dependent oxidoreductase, which yields MSDAPRGGAERRRTAVVGSGVAGLTAAYILGRAHHVTLYEADDRLGGHAHTHTLTSRDGTTHRVDSGFIVHNRRTYPHLLRLFEELGVATQESEMSMSVRCEGCGLEYAGAHGLAGLFARPRNALRGPYLRMLVEVPAFHRAARRLLARDGESGCTLGDFLDREGFSPYFRAHFMTPLVSAVWSCDAETAQRYPAAYLFRFLDHHGMLSVTGAPTWRTVTGGSHAYVDRVAERIDSVRLSAPVRALRRHPDGVEITERDGTTRAYDSVVVAVHPDQALGLLADATPREKDVLGAFRYSRNTTLLHTDTALLPRSRGARASWNYLMPSCATGAEQVRVSYDMNRLQRFDAPETFVVTLGGEDRVDPERVLARMVYEHPVYTPESVAAQAGLPELNTARTVYAGAYHGWGFHEDGCRSGVTAAAALGVRW from the coding sequence ATGTCAGACGCGCCACGGGGTGGAGCGGAGCGGCGGCGGACGGCCGTCGTGGGCAGCGGGGTCGCGGGACTGACCGCCGCGTACATCCTCGGCCGCGCCCACCACGTCACCCTGTACGAGGCCGACGACCGGCTCGGGGGCCACGCCCACACGCACACCCTGACCTCGCGCGACGGCACCACCCACCGGGTCGACTCCGGGTTCATCGTGCACAACCGCCGCACCTACCCGCACCTGCTGCGCCTCTTCGAGGAACTCGGCGTCGCCACGCAGGAGTCGGAGATGAGCATGTCGGTGCGGTGCGAGGGGTGCGGCCTCGAGTACGCCGGAGCCCATGGCCTCGCCGGTCTCTTCGCCCGCCCCCGCAACGCGCTGCGCGGCCCCTATCTGCGGATGCTCGTCGAGGTGCCCGCGTTCCACCGCGCGGCCCGCCGGCTGCTCGCGCGGGACGGCGAATCGGGTTGCACACTGGGCGACTTCCTGGACCGGGAAGGCTTCTCGCCCTACTTCCGGGCCCACTTCATGACCCCGCTGGTCTCCGCGGTCTGGTCCTGCGACGCGGAGACCGCCCAACGCTACCCGGCCGCCTACCTGTTCCGGTTCCTCGACCACCACGGGATGCTCTCCGTCACCGGCGCCCCCACCTGGCGCACCGTGACCGGCGGTTCGCACGCCTACGTCGACCGGGTGGCCGAGCGGATCGACTCGGTACGCCTCTCCGCGCCGGTGCGGGCGCTGCGCCGGCACCCGGACGGCGTCGAGATCACCGAGCGGGACGGCACCACCCGCGCGTACGACTCCGTCGTCGTCGCCGTCCACCCCGACCAGGCCCTCGGGCTGCTGGCCGACGCCACCCCGCGGGAGAAGGACGTGCTTGGCGCGTTCCGCTACTCGCGCAACACCACCCTGCTGCACACCGACACCGCGCTGCTGCCGCGCTCCCGGGGCGCTCGCGCCTCCTGGAACTACCTGATGCCCTCCTGTGCGACCGGCGCCGAACAGGTGCGGGTCAGCTACGACATGAACCGGCTCCAGCGGTTCGACGCGCCCGAGACGTTCGTGGTCACGCTGGGCGGGGAGGACCGGGTCGACCCGGAGCGGGTGCTGGCCCGGATGGTGTACGAACACCCCGTCTACACGCCGGAGTCGGTCGCCGCGCAGGCCGGGCTCCCGGAGCTGAACACCGCCAGGACCGTCTACGCGGGCGCCTACCACGGCTGGGGTTTCCACGAGGACGGCTGCCGGTCGGGCGTGACGGCCGCCGCGGCGCTGGGGGTGCGCTGGTGA
- a CDS encoding DUF1365 domain-containing protein, producing the protein MTAGPALYRCAISHVRTAPVRHALRHRTYMWLVDPDRPPELPRALRSLARFDARDHFDGDRQTIRAGLDAFLAAHGVDLQGGPVLMLTHARVFGYVFNPLTLYWCHGPDGAPRCVVAEVHNTYGERHSYLLRPDASGQATVAKEFYVSPFFPVDGRYRMRLPEPAERLDLTVHLERDGGRPFTATVRGARRAASPGTLLRLALRHPWSTLAVSAAIRLHGVRLFLRRLPVQPRPVHQNPEKVS; encoded by the coding sequence GTGACCGCCGGGCCCGCCCTCTACCGCTGTGCGATCAGCCATGTGCGCACCGCGCCGGTCCGGCACGCGCTGCGCCACCGCACCTACATGTGGCTCGTCGACCCCGACCGGCCGCCCGAACTCCCGCGCGCGCTCAGGTCCCTGGCCCGTTTCGACGCCCGCGACCACTTCGACGGGGACCGTCAGACGATCCGCGCCGGCCTCGACGCCTTCCTCGCCGCGCACGGCGTGGACCTTCAGGGCGGGCCGGTGCTGATGCTGACCCACGCGCGGGTCTTCGGGTACGTCTTCAACCCGCTGACCCTCTACTGGTGCCACGGCCCCGACGGCGCCCCGCGCTGCGTGGTCGCCGAGGTCCACAACACCTACGGCGAACGGCACTCCTATCTGCTGCGTCCGGACGCCTCCGGGCAGGCGACGGTGGCCAAGGAGTTCTACGTCTCGCCGTTCTTCCCGGTCGACGGCCGGTACCGGATGCGGCTGCCCGAGCCCGCCGAACGCCTCGACCTCACCGTGCACCTGGAGCGGGACGGCGGACGTCCGTTCACCGCGACCGTGCGGGGCGCCCGCCGCGCCGCCTCGCCCGGCACACTCCTGCGGCTCGCCCTGCGTCACCCCTGGTCGACCCTCGCCGTGTCCGCCGCCATCCGGCTGCACGGTGTCCGCCTGTTCCTGCGCCGGCTGCCCGTCCAGCCCCGGCCCGTTCACCAGAACCCGGAGAAAGTGTCATGA
- a CDS encoding SAM-dependent methyltransferase → MTTAEPRSAVRPSVPAPRTSPVDRGRWPDVAAPPKASSARTAVTTAILRRTFDRLPLRVRFAGGATAGLGGPVLDIHDPKAFHARIGGQGLIGFGESYMAGEWDAPDLVGVLTVLAGNAARLIPAPLQRLRRLWALRQPGAQRNTPDGARDNISRHYDLSNDLFALFLDDTLSYSSAVFRGFPADWDLLAAAQHRKIDRLLDLAEVGEGSEVLEIGTGWGELAVRAAARGARVTSLTLSQEQRALALERVAAAGLGDRVSVELCDYRESTGRYDAVVSVEMIEAVGAEFWAEYFRTIEARLVPGGRAVLQAITMPHDRMVASRDTFTWIQKYIFPGGLLPSVEAVDETVREHTGLRTARRDGYGGHYAETLRLWRERFTERADEVDALGFDETFRRMWTFYLAYSEAGFRSGYLDVQQYLFTLENEEHSAR, encoded by the coding sequence ATGACGACCGCCGAACCCCGTTCCGCCGTCCGGCCGTCGGTCCCGGCCCCGCGCACCTCGCCGGTGGACCGGGGCCGTTGGCCGGACGTGGCCGCGCCGCCGAAGGCGTCGTCGGCCCGGACCGCCGTCACCACCGCGATCCTGCGCCGCACCTTCGACCGGCTGCCGCTGCGGGTGCGGTTCGCGGGCGGCGCCACCGCCGGGCTCGGCGGGCCGGTCCTCGACATCCACGACCCCAAGGCGTTCCACGCCAGGATCGGCGGCCAGGGGCTGATCGGTTTCGGCGAGTCGTACATGGCGGGCGAGTGGGACGCGCCCGATCTGGTGGGTGTCCTGACCGTCCTCGCGGGGAACGCGGCGCGTCTGATCCCGGCGCCGCTGCAGCGGCTGCGCCGGCTGTGGGCGCTGCGGCAGCCAGGCGCCCAGCGCAACACCCCCGACGGCGCCCGCGACAACATCAGCCGCCACTACGACCTCTCCAACGACCTGTTCGCGCTCTTCCTCGACGACACCCTCAGCTACTCGTCGGCGGTCTTCCGCGGTTTCCCCGCGGACTGGGACCTGCTGGCCGCCGCACAGCACCGCAAGATCGACCGGCTGCTCGACCTGGCCGAGGTCGGGGAGGGCAGCGAGGTCCTGGAGATCGGCACCGGCTGGGGTGAACTCGCGGTCCGGGCCGCCGCCCGCGGCGCCCGCGTCACCTCGCTCACCCTCTCCCAGGAGCAGCGCGCCCTCGCTCTGGAGCGGGTCGCCGCGGCCGGACTCGGCGACCGGGTCAGCGTCGAGCTGTGCGACTACCGGGAATCCACGGGCCGTTACGACGCGGTCGTCAGCGTGGAGATGATCGAGGCGGTCGGTGCCGAGTTCTGGGCGGAGTACTTCCGCACGATCGAGGCGCGGCTGGTGCCGGGCGGGCGGGCCGTGCTCCAGGCCATCACGATGCCGCACGACCGGATGGTGGCCAGCCGCGACACCTTCACCTGGATCCAGAAGTACATCTTCCCCGGCGGGCTGCTGCCGTCCGTCGAGGCGGTCGACGAGACGGTCAGGGAGCACACCGGGCTGCGCACGGCCCGCAGGGACGGCTACGGCGGGCACTACGCCGAGACGCTGCGGCTGTGGCGCGAGCGCTTCACCGAGCGCGCCGACGAGGTGGACGCCCTCGGCTTCGACGAGACCTTCCGCCGCATGTGGACCTTCTATCTCGCCTACTCCGAGGCCGGGTTCCGCTCCGGATACCTCGATGTGCAGCAGTACCTGTTCACCCTGGAGAACGAGGAGCACTCCGCGCGATGA
- a CDS encoding SAM-dependent methyltransferase produces MSPTRTVRTGAAQRLAALVGTALGGPLPVRLRAWDGSEAGPPEGPVVVVRSRRALRRLLWQPGELGLAQAYVTGEIDVEGDLAEGLRTLWSAAREQRLHAPAPGVADLARAAGTAVLLGAAGPRPAAPASQARLRGGLHTKARDRAAVRHHYDLSNAFYRLLLDETMAYSCGYWAGEGPEFSAADAQRAKLELICRKLALAPGSRLLDIGCGWGSLTLYAAERHKVRVTAVTLAGEQAAHVREQVAERGLGELVEVVCQDYRDIAGGGYDAVSSVEMGEHVGDAQYPAFAGALHRLVRPLGRVLVQQMARGSNAPGGGAFIEAYIAPDMHMRPVGETVGLLEGAGLEVRAVESMREHYVRTVEAWHRTLEERWDDVVALVGEETARVWRLYLVGGALAFEERRMGVDQILCVRPAPGGGSGMPATPEDWYAGLERL; encoded by the coding sequence ATGAGCCCCACCCGAACCGTCAGGACCGGTGCCGCCCAGCGGCTCGCCGCGCTCGTCGGGACCGCGCTCGGCGGTCCCCTCCCGGTGCGGCTGCGCGCCTGGGACGGCAGCGAGGCGGGCCCGCCCGAGGGGCCCGTGGTCGTGGTGCGCTCCCGGCGCGCGCTGCGCCGGCTGCTGTGGCAGCCCGGTGAACTGGGCCTGGCGCAGGCGTACGTCACCGGCGAGATCGACGTGGAGGGTGACCTCGCCGAGGGGTTGCGCACCCTCTGGTCCGCCGCCCGTGAGCAGCGTCTGCACGCTCCCGCACCGGGCGTCGCTGATCTGGCGCGGGCCGCCGGGACCGCCGTCCTGCTCGGGGCGGCGGGACCGCGGCCCGCGGCGCCCGCCTCGCAGGCGCGGCTGCGCGGCGGTCTGCACACCAAGGCGCGGGACCGGGCCGCCGTCCGTCACCACTACGACCTGTCCAACGCCTTCTACCGGCTGCTGCTGGACGAGACGATGGCGTACTCGTGCGGCTACTGGGCCGGTGAAGGGCCGGAGTTCTCGGCGGCCGACGCGCAGCGCGCCAAACTGGAGCTGATCTGCCGGAAGCTGGCGCTGGCGCCCGGGTCCCGGCTGCTCGACATCGGCTGCGGCTGGGGCTCGCTCACGCTGTACGCGGCCGAGCGGCACAAGGTGCGGGTGACGGCCGTGACGCTGGCCGGTGAGCAGGCGGCGCACGTGCGCGAGCAGGTCGCCGAGCGCGGACTCGGGGAGCTGGTGGAGGTGGTGTGCCAGGACTACCGGGACATCGCGGGCGGCGGCTACGACGCGGTGTCGTCGGTCGAGATGGGCGAGCACGTCGGGGACGCGCAGTATCCGGCGTTCGCGGGGGCCCTGCACCGGCTGGTGCGGCCGCTGGGCCGGGTGCTGGTGCAGCAGATGGCGCGCGGGTCGAACGCGCCGGGCGGCGGGGCGTTCATCGAGGCGTACATCGCGCCCGACATGCACATGCGCCCGGTCGGCGAGACGGTGGGTCTGCTGGAGGGCGCGGGGCTCGAGGTGCGGGCGGTGGAGTCGATGCGCGAGCACTATGTGCGGACGGTCGAGGCGTGGCACCGCACGCTGGAGGAGCGCTGGGACGACGTCGTCGCGCTCGTCGGCGAGGAGACCGCGCGGGTGTGGCGGCTGTATCTGGTGGGCGGGGCACTGGCGTTCGAGGAGCGGCGGATGGGGGTCGACCAGATCCTGTGCGTACGGCCCGCGCCCGGCGGCGGCAGCGGTATGCCGGCGACACCTGAGGACTGGTACGCGGGGCTGGAGCGGCTGTGA